The following proteins are co-located in the Vigna angularis cultivar LongXiaoDou No.4 chromosome 2, ASM1680809v1, whole genome shotgun sequence genome:
- the LOC108327162 gene encoding protein DMP9, whose protein sequence is MDEREEEMDIKVYNATPPAEEGGTNKNKRRALMAKGIQKTLSKTSLLGNFLPTGTLLTFEMVLPSIYKNGECSHVQTLMINFLLAVCALSCFFFHFTDSFHGPDGTLYYGFVTTRGLSVFKPSLPAVPVPRDDKFKVGFTDFVHAVMSVMIFVAISVSDHRVTNCLFPGREKDLEQVRESFPLLVGLLCSGLFLIFPTSRHGIGCMSA, encoded by the coding sequence ATGGATGAAAGGGAAGAAGAAATGGACATAAAAGTGTACAATGCAACTCCACCAGCAGAGGAAGGAGGAACAAACAAGAACAAGCGTCGTGCATTGATGGCAAAGGGTATTCAGAAAACGCTATCCAAAACTTCTCTCCTCGGAAACTTCCTTCCCACGGGCACTCTCCTCACCTTCGAGATGGTGCTGCCTTCAATCTACAAGAACGGAGAGTGCAGCCACGTGCAGACCCTCATGATCAACTTCCTCCTCGCTGTCTGCGCCCTCTCatgcttcttcttccacttcaccGACAGTTTCCACGGTCCTGACGGAACCCTCTACTATGGCTTTGTCACCACGCGCGGCCTCTCCGTCTTCAAGCCTTCTCTCCCCGCCGTGCCTGTGCCTCGCGACGACAAGTTCAAGGTGGGGTTCACCGACTTCGTCCACGCCGTCATGTCCGTGATGATCTTTGTGGCCATTTCCGTTTCCGATCACAGGGTCACCAACTGTCTGTTCCCTGGGCGCGAGAAGGACTTGGAGCAGGTTAGGGAGAGTTTTCCTCTCTTGGTCGGACTCCTTTGCAGTGGCCTGTTCCTCATCTTTCCCACTTCCAGACATGGAATTGGTTGCATGTCTGCCTAG